From one Perca flavescens isolate YP-PL-M2 chromosome 19, PFLA_1.0, whole genome shotgun sequence genomic stretch:
- the LOC114574090 gene encoding CD276 antigen homolog isoform X1, with protein MTGTLSIAVMAPLMLLFFIVSAAASDKLVVYPGDDATLPCQAADPSFRAVEWSRPDLEPEYALFYRDGHLDTYKQHPSFKERVELVDRQLKDGDVSLILKNVSSIDTGTYNCLVITRRTKGDIDSDQIRNTRIIRLQVTEPDIILVVHLGDDAILPCQAANPSIRVVEWSRPDLKPDIILYYSDGHLDPTYQHPSFKDRVELVDRDLKDGDVSLILKNVSSIDNGTYKCGVSPHNSRRKKRGIDSEPIRTIRLQVTEPAGSNSENSKEENSTPVG; from the exons acaaactTGTTGTGTACCCTGGAGATGATGCCACTCTGCCATGTCAGGCTGCTGATCCCTCCTTCAGAGCTGTAGAGTGGAGCAGACCTGACCTGGAACCAGAGTATGCCCTCTTCTACAGAGATGGACACTTGGATACTTACAAACAGCATCCATCCTTTAaggagagggtggagctggtggacagacagctgaag gacggagacgtgtctttaattctgaagaatgtgagcAGCATCGACACTGGAACATACAATTGTCTAGTTATAACTAGACGTACAAAGGGAGACATTGACTCTGACCAAATCCGAAACACCAGAATCATCCGTCTGCAGGTTACAGAGCcag ataTTATTTTGGTAGTGCACCTTGGAGATGATGCCATTCTGCCATGTCAGGCTGCAAATCCCTCCATCAGAGTTGTAGAATGGAGCAGACCTGACCTGAAGCCAGATATCATCCTCTATTACAGCGATGGACACTTGGATCCAACCTACCAGCATCCATCCTTTAAggacagggtggagctggtggacagagatctgaaggacggagacgtgtctttaattctgaagaatgtgagcAGCATCGACAACGGGACATACAAGTGTGGAGTTTCACCACATAATTCAAGACGTAAAAAGAGAGGCATCgactctgagccaatcagaaccatccgtctgcaggttacagagccagcag GTTCAAACAGTGAAAACTCCAAGGAAGAAAACTCAACTCCTGTAGGCTGA
- the LOC114574090 gene encoding CD276 antigen homolog isoform X2 encodes MAPFMFLLFLLSEAASDKLVVYPGDDATLPCQAADPSFRAVEWSRPDLEPEYALFYRDGHLDTYKQHPSFKERVELVDRQLKDGDVSLILKNVSSIDTGTYNCLVITRRTKGDIDSDQIRNTRIIRLQVTEPDIILVVHLGDDAILPCQAANPSIRVVEWSRPDLKPDIILYYSDGHLDPTYQHPSFKDRVELVDRDLKDGDVSLILKNVSSIDNGTYKCGVSPHNSRRKKRGIDSEPIRTIRLQVTEPAGSNSENSKEENSTPVG; translated from the exons acaaactTGTTGTGTACCCTGGAGATGATGCCACTCTGCCATGTCAGGCTGCTGATCCCTCCTTCAGAGCTGTAGAGTGGAGCAGACCTGACCTGGAACCAGAGTATGCCCTCTTCTACAGAGATGGACACTTGGATACTTACAAACAGCATCCATCCTTTAaggagagggtggagctggtggacagacagctgaag gacggagacgtgtctttaattctgaagaatgtgagcAGCATCGACACTGGAACATACAATTGTCTAGTTATAACTAGACGTACAAAGGGAGACATTGACTCTGACCAAATCCGAAACACCAGAATCATCCGTCTGCAGGTTACAGAGCcag ataTTATTTTGGTAGTGCACCTTGGAGATGATGCCATTCTGCCATGTCAGGCTGCAAATCCCTCCATCAGAGTTGTAGAATGGAGCAGACCTGACCTGAAGCCAGATATCATCCTCTATTACAGCGATGGACACTTGGATCCAACCTACCAGCATCCATCCTTTAAggacagggtggagctggtggacagagatctgaaggacggagacgtgtctttaattctgaagaatgtgagcAGCATCGACAACGGGACATACAAGTGTGGAGTTTCACCACATAATTCAAGACGTAAAAAGAGAGGCATCgactctgagccaatcagaaccatccgtctgcaggttacagagccagcag GTTCAAACAGTGAAAACTCCAAGGAAGAAAACTCAACTCCTGTAGGCTGA